The DNA sequence AGCAGCCCAAACCCCGGCACCCTCTCCAGGCCCTGATCAACAGCCGCAACAACATAACCCAACTGCTGCTCGGTACGCAGTTCGTGAAAGAACGGGGATTTGATCAGCTGCCGCAGAAACATGAAGCGGGCGGCTTCCGCTACCGAGTCATCGCGACCCTGGTAGTAACGGAGAATCCCTGCATCCTTGTGCGGGATGGACATGGGCGCTTTAATTTTTTCCCCAGGCGCCACCCTGGCAATCCCCCTCGGCAACCAGTCAGCCGGATTGCTGGATGCCAGCTGCTCCGACAGTGACTGCGCCAGCACTTTCACCTCTTCTGCCTGTAGGTTGCCACTGGCCAACAACTCCAGCGAAGCACCGTTAAAAATCGTTTTCACATACTGTCTGAACGTGCTGAAATCAAGTTTCTCCAATTCATCGGCCAGTCGCGCTGGCTGCCATGCAGTGGTATTGAGCAACAGCCCGACTTCGCGCATCAGCTGAATATAGGGCGTATCCTGAGTGCTATTGCGCCACTTCCGAATCAGTTCCTGACGCAGTAATTCAAGCCGCTCATCCGTCAGCTCAGTGGTCAGCAATGCTTCGACAACAGCTGCGGATAACACCGACAGTTTGTCGTCAAAACCACTGATCATGAAGCCCAGCCCGTCTGGTCGGCGATTGATGCCATAGCGCAAACCAGCCAGAGCCGCCTCATAACTGGTTTCATTCAATGAATACTCAACTGCCCGCAAATACAGATCCATCATTGCTGCATGACGCACCCCTTCCACTGCCGGCGTCTTGACTGCCACATAAAGTTGCGCCTTGGGCGCCCGATAATAATGATCGGCGTAGTGCCACAACCGGTAATCAGGCTGCTTGACCAACAGCTCAGCCAATCCTGGCTCAGAGGCCTTATTCGGATGTTTCAGAGAAAAACGCTCTGGAATAAAGGGGTTTTTTCCCGGCAACGCAAGGCCAGTGGCCGCCACAGGCTGTATTTCCGGTAGCGGTTCAACTTTATAGGGCACCTGATAGAGAGCCGTTACTGCATCGGTCTCAACTTCGGGTGCGGCCAATAACACCATGGCATTATCTGCTGTCATACGGGAGGCCATGTCGGCGATCAACCCGGCATCATAAAGATCCATGCGGTAGGGACCACGGAGCACTTCAGTGCAGGGGTATTGATGGAGGCGGTTGGCCAGACGACTCACCCTGTGCACTGGGTCATCCTGCTCCATGTAACGAAACTGCATGTCTGCCAACGCGCCCTGCTCATCAAAACGCCACTGGGCAATCCCCTCATCAGCAACCAGATCGATCTGTCGGAATACCAGCGACAACACCTGTTGCCAGTTTGCGTAACCATCCGGTGTCAAGCCAACCGTCACACTAAAACTGCTGCCGCTGGTATCGGAAATACCCTGACCGGCCCGCAGGTTCTCGGCCCAGCCCCTGTTTTTCAACAGCCAAAGCAGACTACCCTTACCCTCGTGACCGATCAGATTGCCAAGATAGCCGAGCGGTTGTTCGCGTTGATACCGATCCACTGCCGGCAGGGGAAATGTGATAGACAACTCCCTCATCTCACGAACGGGTTGAACAGAGACCAGTTTCGGCGGCTCACCCGGCTCCAACAGTGGCTTGCCATGCTTTGGCTGCTGGCTGGCATGGTTGGGCACATTGGCAAAGCGGTCTCTGACCATGGCTTCAAGCTGCTCCAGAGGCTGTGGCGCCAAAACCACGAGGGCCATCCGGTTGGCTGAATAATGTGCCTTGTAAAAAGAGAACAGGTCCTCGCGTAGCTGGCCCTTTTCATCCGCCAGCGTATCCAGATTACCGACGCTGAATTTGGCTGCAGGGTGTGCTGGATTGACGACCTGGCTGTAGACATCCATCTGGCGACGGTAATCATCTTTGATGCGGGCCTTGTACTCTGAATGCACTGCATTCTTTTCACGCTCTACATAATCTGCATTAAACAGTGGCTCGACAAAAAAACGGGAAAACCGGTCCAGAGCTGGCTCAAAATGCGCCGGATCAATATCAAAGAAATAGTTGGTGTGCTCGAAGGACGTATAGGCATTGTGCTGCCCGCCGTGCTGGCCGATGAATGCCTGATACTCGTCGGGCTCGGGGTATTTGTCCGTACCAAGAAACAGCATATGCTCAAGAAAATGCGCTAACCCCTGACGTCGAACAGGGTCATGCGAACTGCCCACGAAGACATCCAGTGCCGCTGCAGCCTTATCTGCATCGGGGTCGGAGACAAGCAAGACCTGAAGCGAATTGGGCAATGTCAGATGACGATAGACAGACTGATCATTTTCACTGCGGGCAATATCACTATCACTGGAGGACTGAGGTGAAAAAGAGGTCGCCTCACTGTAAGCTCCGGCAACACAAAACAGACAGACAAATACAACAACAAGTCTTTTCATGGAATTCCATCTTATGGGTAAAGTTACTCCGACAACGTGTTCGGCAAATCAGTTCGCGGCCAGGCGTTATAAAGCGCCTTGACCAGCGTGGCGAGGGGGATCGCAAAAAACACCCCCCAGAAGCCCCACAGGCCGCCAAACACCAGAACCGCGAGAATAATTGCAATGGGGTGAAGGTTGACGGCTTCCGAAAACAGTAATGGCACCAACACATTACCATCAAGCGCCTGAATAATCCCGTAACCCACCATCAGCCAGAGCAGTTCCGAGCCAAACCCCCACTGGAAGTAACCCACAGCGGCGATTGGAAAAGTGACGATCATCGCACCGATATAGGGTATCACTACTGACAACCCCACCAGGAGTCCCAGCAGAGCAGCATATTGCAATCCCATGAAAAGAAAAAAGACGTAGCTGACCAGCCCGACCACCAGTATTTCAATGGCCTTACCGCGCACATAATTGGCCATTTGCAGGTTCATTTCATGCCAGATCCGCCACATGACAGGCCGCTCCTGAGGCAGCATAGAGGCGAGCAGGTTCAATAGCTCATCCTTGTCTTTCAGCATAAAAAATACCAGCAGTGGAACCAGTACCAGATAGACCATCATGATGACCAGGCTGGGAAAGGTACTGAAAGAAAAACTCACCAGTCGCTCTGCCATACTCGCCACTTCCTTTGACGCCTGACCCAGCAACTCTTTCAGCTGGGACTCTGAAATGAGGTGTGGATACTCTTCGGGAAGCAACAGCAGGACACTTTGCCAGTGCCGTATCATGTCCGGAATTTCACTGGCAAGATTGGCGGCCTGGCGTCCGATCAGGGGCAGGACGACGATCAGAATCGTGAGAAATATACCGACAAATAGCAGGAATACCAACGCCACGGCAACGAGACGGGGTACTCTCCACCGAACAAGGCGGTTGACACCCCCCTGGAGCAGGAAAGCAAAAATAATGGCTGCAACAAAAGGGGCCAGAATCTGGCCAAAGGTGACCATAACGACCAACGCAATCACCAGCATCAAAGCCAGCAATACCGCTTCTTCTTCACCAAAATAGCGGTCGACCCAAGTGCCAAGCACTTTCCACATAGCATTTTCCTGTCGGAGCAATTAAAAAATTACAAAAATCAGATTACGAAATCATTACCAGTGCATCAAGGACAGCTGAAACATCTGCGATATGGTCGGTTTTTTCAGATGAAAACGCACGAATCCGCATGAATTAGGTCATAGAGTTACGTTACTATCCAGAGAAATTGTCACTCTCTCACGTATCACTTTCACGTATTAATGGATATTCAAGCAGTGTACATACGCTCCATCATGTTTTTTCTGAACCGGCTAATACTGACCGCGCTCCTAACCGCGCCAGCACACAGCGCAAATATTGAACTGCCAGCGCTGGGCGACACTGCCTCGGCCATTATCTCACAGCAACAGGAATATGAACTCGGGCAGGCTTGGCTGCGAGCCTACCGCAGCAGGATCTCCGAGTACAACGACCCCCAGCTCTATGATTACCTGGAGGAACTACTCTACCAACTCGCCGCCCACAGCGAATTAAAAGATCACCGCCTATCACTGGTGACGATCAATAATCCATCAATGAACGCGTTCGCAGTTCCTGGCGGTGTTATTGGCGTGCACACGGGATTGTTCCGCTACGCCAAAACCGAGCACCAGATCGCCTCCGTGCTGGCACATGAGCTGGCTCACCTCAGCCAACGGCATTTTGCCCGGCGAGTTGAACAACAACGAAAGAACGCAACCACCACGATGGCCGCCATGCTGGCCAGTCTTGTGATAGCCGCCACCGTGGGCGGCGATGCCGGGATGGCCGCTATGACCGCCAGCCAGGCGCACAGCATGGAAAGTGCCATGCGATACAGCCGTCAGAATGAACAAGAAGCCGATCGACTCGGCATCCAGACAATTTATGCCGCCGGTATGGATCCGAAAGGGGTCCCCGGCATGTTCGAGCAAATGCTGCGGGCAACCCGCTACACCGGCAGCAAACCGCCAGAATTTCTGCTCACCCACCCACTGACGGAAAACCGCGTTGCGGACGCCAAAAACCGTGTCAGTCAATTTCCGTTAAAACATTATCCCGATAATATTGAATATCACCTGATGCGCGCCCGAGCGTTGATCGCCATCGAAAAAAATGCGGCGGCGTCTCTAAACCGTTTCAACAGCGAATTGGAAGGCGACAGTCTCAACAAGGATGCCTCTCGCTACGGCCTGGTTTTGGCGCACATGGGGCTGGGGAACTTCGATGATGCAAGAAAAAACCTCAGCCAGTTAATCAGCTCATCGCCCGACAGACTCACCTACCTACTGGCTGAGATCGAAATTGACCGCCGGGAAGGGAAATATATTTCAGCCATCGAGAAGGCGCAAAACCTTTTGCGCCACAATTCGAAAAGTTATGCGCTCAGGATGATGCTGGCCGAAGTTTACCTCAAGGCCAACCAGTTCACCGAATCTGAAAAAGTGCTTGAAGAGCTGGCCCAACGCTACCCCGATCGACCCTACGTCTGGTTTCAGCTGGCGGAAGTCAGTGGCCTGGCGGGCGATATCGCTGGAGTACACAAGGCTCGCGCACAATATTTTATTCTCAACGGGGTATTTGACAAAGCCAGAGAACAACTGGGTTATGCCAGAAAACTGCTGGTTCACGATTATCAGGAAACTGCCATTATTGACCAGCAGCTGAGAGATCTGGCCGATTTGCAGGAAAAGATGAAAAACTTCTAGGCTTGGCAGCCGCAAATCAGGCAGTCTGCCCGGCGCTGCAGGGGGTTACGACTCGGCCAACTGCTGCTCGCGAAATGCCAGCATCCGCCGCAGCGACACCATTGCGCGCCGGCCAACCGCTGAATCCACATGAATCTCGTTGGTGCCGCGCTCAAGGGACTCCATCAGATTCTCCAGATGATTCATTGCCATCCAGGGACAATGGGCACAACTACGGCAGGTGGCTCCCTCACCGGCAGTGGGCGCAATAATCAATTCTTTATCCGGCGCCGCCTGCTGCATCTTGTAAAAAATACCGCTATCCGTGGCAACAATCATTTGCTGATTCGGCAGCGTTCTGGCAGCCTCGATCAGCTGCGAAGTAGATCCCACTACATCGGCAATGGCCACCATTGCCTCCGGGGACTCCGGGTGAACCAGAATGGCTGCACCGGGGAAGAGCTGCTTGATGCTGAGCACCCCCCGGGCCTTGAATTCTTCATGAACAATACAACTGCCATCCCACAACAGCATGTCCGCACCGGTTTTTTTCTGCACGTAGCTGCCGAGATACTTGTCGGGTGCCCAAAGAACCTTCTCTCCACAGCTGTCCAGGTAATCCACCACGTCCAGGGCAATACTGGACGTCACCACCCAGTCCGCACGCGCCTTTACCTCCGCCGAGGTGTTCGCATAGACCACCACCGTGCGATCTGGATTTTCGTCACAGAAATCATTGAAATCATCGGCAGGACAGCCAATATCCAGAGAACAGGTTGCTTCCAGGGTAGGCATCAGTACCGTTTTTTCCGGATTCAGAATTTTCGCGGTTTCGCCCATAAACCTGACGCCGGCCACGATCAAAGTGGAAGCCGGGTGATCATGGCCAAAGCGGGCCATTTCCAGAGAGTCCGAGACCAACCCACCCGTCTCTTCGGCTAAAGACTGAATGACCGGATCTGTGTAGTAGTGTGCCACGATAACTGCATTGCGCTCTTTCAACAGCCGCTTGATCGAAGTCCGATATACGGCTTCTTGCTCGGGCGTGTAGCGAGGCTCCTCATGCAGCTTGCCCAGATACTGCTCTACCACTTCACGGTGATCAGAATCGCTGGCAATATGGAGTTTTGGATCTTTCATAAAAAACCGAAATTAAGTACTACGCAAGAATTTTACCATAGATACCAGATCCCTCTGTTGCCAATTTGACTGAGTGTGTCTGATCATTTTGACCCTGACAAATAACCGCCGTTCAGGACCCGAATCCGCAGGTCCGCTTAAAATAATGCAGCATCACCACTCTGCCACCTCGAGACTCGCTATGGCCGGTATTGCGGTTCAAGCATGACTATTCGCCGCCTTACGCACAGACACGAAAAACCGAGGCAGGCAAGCCCGGCATTTTGTATTGGTGGGTCGTGCTGGATTGACTCAGAACAGTTTGTCACTATTTTGACCCTTATAGGGGCCTCGCGGCCTGTGACTGCTCGGTCCAAACTCCTGACGGAGTTTGTCGAACCACGCTTTAACGAACGAGTCCACAACAAATCGCTTACAAATAAAAAGGCCACCCCACTGGGGTGGCCTTTTTATTTGTTTGGTGGGTCGTGCTGGATTCGAACCAGCGACCAATTGGTTAAAAGCCAACTGCTCTACCAACTGAGCTAACGACCCTCAGAAGAGGCGCATATCTTACTTATGGGGAGTCAAAAATCAAGTGTTTATTCTGTACCGATATAACGGGTGGGATCTGGCAACCCGGCTTCCTGAAATCCCGATATTCTCAACCGGCAACTATCACATCGGCCACAGGCAAAGCCTCGCTCGGTCGCCTGATAGCAGGAGACTGTTTCCGCATAATCAACGCCCGCCAACGTTCCCTGAAGGATAATTTCTGCTTTGGTGAGATTAATCAGCGGTTTGTTGATTCGGAGGTAATGTCCTTCAATCCCTGCTTTGGTGGCGAGATTGGCCATTTTTTCAAAAGCTTCGATGTAGTCGGGACGACAATCCGGATAACCGGAATAATCCACCGCGTTGACCCCGATGAAAATATCCTGGGCACCCAGCACCTCTGCCCAACCCAGCGCAATGGAGAGAAATACCGTATTGCGGGCCGGCACGTAAGTCACGGGAATGCCGCTGGTCTGCTCCTCCGGCACATCGATACGGTCATCGGTCAGGGCAGAGCCACCAATGGTCCTCAGATCCAGTTTAATGACCTTGTGTTCCTCGGCACCCAGCTGTTCAGAACAGCGCCGGGCAGCGACCAGTTCTGCCTGGGCACGTTGCCCGTAATCAAAGCTCAGGGTATAGCAGCTGAACCCCTGACTTTTTGCGAGCGCCAGTACCGTCGTTGAGTCCAGGCCGCCGGATACCAGCACCACGGCCCTGTTATTTTCGTTCACAGTCATTCAGTGTCCCGGGGCATCTTTCCACAACAATTTATGCAATTGAAGCTGAAACCTGACCGGCAACCTGTCATTCAGCACCCACTCTGCCAGTTCGGTGGCATCCTGCTGGCCGAAACTCGGAGAAAACAGGATGTCAGTGACACAGTCCGACAGACTGAACTCGTCGAGCTTCATCCGGGCCCATTCGTAGTCCTGCCTGTCACAGATCACAAACTTAATCTGGTCGGAGGGTTTCAGGTAAGCAATGTTTTCATAGAGGTTGCGATTCACCTCACCAGAGGCGGGGGTTTTCAGGTCCATCACTTTTGTCACTCGAGGGTCCACCTCAGCAATGGATAAAGCGCCCGCTGTTTCCAGACTCACCTGGTAACCCTTGTCACAAAGCGCTGTCAACAGAAGCAGGCAGGATTTCTGGGCCAGCGGTTCGCCACCGGTGACACACACCCGCGAAGCTTTAAAGGTACTCACCTCTTCCAGAATCTGCTCGATTGAGCGACGTTCACCACCGTAGAAAGCATATTCAGTGTCGCAGTAATGGCAACGCAAAGGGCAACCGGTCAGTCGCACAAAAACCGTCGGCAAGCCAACCGTGGCCGACTCACCCTGGAGAGAATAGAAAATTTCAGTAATGCGAACAGACGTTGGGGTCATGGGAGGTACTGCATGTCATCAATGCCGCAGTTTAACCGACATTTGCAAAATCAGGAGGCCATCCGATTAAAAGTGTTGGTCCAGATAGCGTTTTGCCAGGGTCGCCGCGTTATCATTGCCCGCGGCGGAGGCTTCCAACAGGGATTTGGCTTTTACTTTATCGCCCATCAGGAAATATACCTGACCGAGCTTGAAAGCGGCGTCAGAAGCTTTACG is a window from the Porticoccus hydrocarbonoclasticus MCTG13d genome containing:
- a CDS encoding insulinase family protein, producing the protein MKRLVVVFVCLFCVAGAYSEATSFSPQSSSDSDIARSENDQSVYRHLTLPNSLQVLLVSDPDADKAAAALDVFVGSSHDPVRRQGLAHFLEHMLFLGTDKYPEPDEYQAFIGQHGGQHNAYTSFEHTNYFFDIDPAHFEPALDRFSRFFVEPLFNADYVEREKNAVHSEYKARIKDDYRRQMDVYSQVVNPAHPAAKFSVGNLDTLADEKGQLREDLFSFYKAHYSANRMALVVLAPQPLEQLEAMVRDRFANVPNHASQQPKHGKPLLEPGEPPKLVSVQPVREMRELSITFPLPAVDRYQREQPLGYLGNLIGHEGKGSLLWLLKNRGWAENLRAGQGISDTSGSSFSVTVGLTPDGYANWQQVLSLVFRQIDLVADEGIAQWRFDEQGALADMQFRYMEQDDPVHRVSRLANRLHQYPCTEVLRGPYRMDLYDAGLIADMASRMTADNAMVLLAAPEVETDAVTALYQVPYKVEPLPEIQPVAATGLALPGKNPFIPERFSLKHPNKASEPGLAELLVKQPDYRLWHYADHYYRAPKAQLYVAVKTPAVEGVRHAAMMDLYLRAVEYSLNETSYEAALAGLRYGINRRPDGLGFMISGFDDKLSVLSAAVVEALLTTELTDERLELLRQELIRKWRNSTQDTPYIQLMREVGLLLNTTAWQPARLADELEKLDFSTFRQYVKTIFNGASLELLASGNLQAEEVKVLAQSLSEQLASSNPADWLPRGIARVAPGEKIKAPMSIPHKDAGILRYYQGRDDSVAEAARFMFLRQLIKSPFFHELRTEQQLGYVVAAVDQGLERVPGFGLLVQSPSAPLSRLEQAIDQFLDSYAEQLAAMPADEFERHRASILTGLTEKPKSLAEQSGRFWASIDLRDYQFDMRQQLIVEVQSLTHAQMLEVYRDVVVAAGFSMQVDTSAGDFMSGSGLAKERDIYRLPEKM
- the queE gene encoding 7-carboxy-7-deazaguanine synthase QueE — translated: MTPTSVRITEIFYSLQGESATVGLPTVFVRLTGCPLRCHYCDTEYAFYGGERRSIEQILEEVSTFKASRVCVTGGEPLAQKSCLLLLTALCDKGYQVSLETAGALSIAEVDPRVTKVMDLKTPASGEVNRNLYENIAYLKPSDQIKFVICDRQDYEWARMKLDEFSLSDCVTDILFSPSFGQQDATELAEWVLNDRLPVRFQLQLHKLLWKDAPGH
- the nadA gene encoding quinolinate synthase NadA, whose translation is MKDPKLHIASDSDHREVVEQYLGKLHEEPRYTPEQEAVYRTSIKRLLKERNAVIVAHYYTDPVIQSLAEETGGLVSDSLEMARFGHDHPASTLIVAGVRFMGETAKILNPEKTVLMPTLEATCSLDIGCPADDFNDFCDENPDRTVVVYANTSAEVKARADWVVTSSIALDVVDYLDSCGEKVLWAPDKYLGSYVQKKTGADMLLWDGSCIVHEEFKARGVLSIKQLFPGAAILVHPESPEAMVAIADVVGSTSQLIEAARTLPNQQMIVATDSGIFYKMQQAAPDKELIIAPTAGEGATCRSCAHCPWMAMNHLENLMESLERGTNEIHVDSAVGRRAMVSLRRMLAFREQQLAES
- the queC gene encoding 7-cyano-7-deazaguanine synthase QueC, whose protein sequence is MTVNENNRAVVLVSGGLDSTTVLALAKSQGFSCYTLSFDYGQRAQAELVAARRCSEQLGAEEHKVIKLDLRTIGGSALTDDRIDVPEEQTSGIPVTYVPARNTVFLSIALGWAEVLGAQDIFIGVNAVDYSGYPDCRPDYIEAFEKMANLATKAGIEGHYLRINKPLINLTKAEIILQGTLAGVDYAETVSCYQATERGFACGRCDSCRLRISGFQEAGLPDPTRYIGTE
- a CDS encoding M48 family metalloprotease, producing MYIRSIMFFLNRLILTALLTAPAHSANIELPALGDTASAIISQQQEYELGQAWLRAYRSRISEYNDPQLYDYLEELLYQLAAHSELKDHRLSLVTINNPSMNAFAVPGGVIGVHTGLFRYAKTEHQIASVLAHELAHLSQRHFARRVEQQRKNATTTMAAMLASLVIAATVGGDAGMAAMTASQAHSMESAMRYSRQNEQEADRLGIQTIYAAGMDPKGVPGMFEQMLRATRYTGSKPPEFLLTHPLTENRVADAKNRVSQFPLKHYPDNIEYHLMRARALIAIEKNAAASLNRFNSELEGDSLNKDASRYGLVLAHMGLGNFDDARKNLSQLISSSPDRLTYLLAEIEIDRREGKYISAIEKAQNLLRHNSKSYALRMMLAEVYLKANQFTESEKVLEELAQRYPDRPYVWFQLAEVSGLAGDIAGVHKARAQYFILNGVFDKAREQLGYARKLLVHDYQETAIIDQQLRDLADLQEKMKNF
- a CDS encoding AI-2E family transporter, with product MWKVLGTWVDRYFGEEEAVLLALMLVIALVVMVTFGQILAPFVAAIIFAFLLQGGVNRLVRWRVPRLVAVALVFLLFVGIFLTILIVVLPLIGRQAANLASEIPDMIRHWQSVLLLLPEEYPHLISESQLKELLGQASKEVASMAERLVSFSFSTFPSLVIMMVYLVLVPLLVFFMLKDKDELLNLLASMLPQERPVMWRIWHEMNLQMANYVRGKAIEILVVGLVSYVFFLFMGLQYAALLGLLVGLSVVIPYIGAMIVTFPIAAVGYFQWGFGSELLWLMVGYGIIQALDGNVLVPLLFSEAVNLHPIAIILAVLVFGGLWGFWGVFFAIPLATLVKALYNAWPRTDLPNTLSE